The Archangium primigenium genomic interval CACCAGCAGGCCCTCCACCTTGCCGTCCCACAGGTGCTGGCCGTCCTCGCGCAGCACCCGCGACAGCTCCTGGCGCACCCCGGGCACGTCCGTGCGGAAGTCCGCGTAGACCTCCGCCGTGCCGAGGATGTCCGGCGACACCTTGCTCCAGTTCTGGAAGGGCTTCTCGAGGAAGTGCGTCATCGGCACCACCAGCCGCCGCAGGTCCCACACCTTCACCACCACGTAGGTGAGGGTGATCTCCTCGATCCACCCCCACTCGTTCTCCACGATGACGGTGTCCCCGATGCGCACCGGCTGGGTGATGGACAGCTGGATGCCCGCGAGCAGCGTGGAGATGGACTTCTGCGCCGCGAGGCCAATCACCAGACCCGCCAGACCCGCGGACGCGAGCAGCGACACGCCCACGCTGCGCACCCCCTCGAACTGCAGGAGCAGGAGCGACGCGGAGATGACATACGTGGCCGCCTCGATGATGCGCCGCATCACCACGAGCTGGGTGCGCAGCCCCCGCGCCCGCCCCACGTCCGCGCCCGCCCCGGTGATCACCTTCTCCTCGATGAACGAGGCGGACAGCCGCACGAAGCGCAGCACGAACCACGCCGCGGACACCAGCATCAGCGAGCGCGCGCCCAGGTCCAGGGCATGCTGCGCCGGCGGGGGCATGGCCAACAGGCGCGAGCCCGCCGTGGCGAGCATCGCCAGCAGCACGTAGCGCAAGGGCCCCTGGCTCGCCGCGAGCACCTGGTCATCCCACCCGGACTTCGTCAGCTTCGTGGCGCGCTCGGCCAACCGCCGCGCCACGCCCTCCACCCCCCGGCTCACCAGCAGGGCCGCCGCGAGCAGCACGCCCAGCCCCAGCCACTGCCACAATTCCAG includes:
- a CDS encoding mechanosensitive ion channel family protein, producing MLRKLAVVLSLCMPAMGWAFNEGLGDPPSQVERQTPTLAVGGFLEAAHARDLQALPHYLSLSHLPAEQQRAEGERLGRRLMFVMDRTLWLDFTHISQQPDGGAPGTESVTLGQVPLGRGMRDIRLRRVVGADGAAAWVFSEKTVRAVDALFEEHGSPLVERLPTWLFVRPVWVLELWQWLGLGVLLAAALLVSRGVEGVARRLAERATKLTKSGWDDQVLAASQGPLRYVLLAMLATAGSRLLAMPPPAQHALDLGARSLMLVSAAWFVLRFVRLSASFIEEKVITGAGADVGRARGLRTQLVVMRRIIEAATYVISASLLLLQFEGVRSVGVSLLASAGLAGLVIGLAAQKSISTLLAGIQLSITQPVRIGDTVIVENEWGWIEEITLTYVVVKVWDLRRLVVPMTHFLEKPFQNWSKVSPDILGTAEVYADFRTDVPGVRQELSRVLREDGQHLWDGKVEGLLVTALSERTMTLRALVSASDSGKAFELRCIVREKLVEYLGRQPHGLPVVRAEGLVPAEAVGSRTAPVLPSTGGRNVVVPGARGD